AGGCTCCACTTGTTCAGGAAGAAGCCCCAGAGGAGGATGAAGCCGAAGACAACCGCCATCTGGATGCACACTGAAACCGGGCTGAGCATCGCCCGCTTGTAATCCAGGGCATGCGCTTCGCCTTCGGTGAGAAGATGACCGGCGAGTGCGTTGCGAACGGCGTCATAGCTGGTGTAGCGGGCCCAGAGCCAGAGGTGCTTGCCGAAGGCGATCAGCGGAATGAAGAGAAGGACGAGCAGGGGCGTGGTGCGCGTCATCGCTTCGAGCGGACGGCGCAGAAGCAGACCCCACTTACCACCGGAGACGTATTGCAGCATCAGCAGGCAGAGACCGCCGCCAGCGAAGCCGAAACAGAGCATGAATCCGAGCAGGTAGCCGCGGAGCATGTGGTTGCGGCCCTCCGAAGTGAACGCGAAGACGACCGAAAGCAGCGCGAAGAGGGCGGCGACGATGAGGGCGCGTGTGCGCCAGACCGCTACCACCGCCGGAGCGCTGAGGTCCGCAGGAAGTACGCGCGGGCCATGGTAGGCGTGCCCGTGTGCGTCGTGCCCGATAAGTTCGTTTCCGTGTGCCATTCGGTCTCTCGTCCGCCTTCTTGTCGCTGATGCTGCTTACTGCCTGCTACTTGGTGCTATCGGTTGGTGCTGCCGGGTGCGTTCAGCTTCACGTTGTTCGCCGAGCCTGGCGCCGGCTTTTCCGCGGTTACCGGTCCTGGCTTTGCAACCACTGCGGGTCCCGTGGGGTGGCTGTTGACCATATCTTCCCCGGGGATACCGTTGTCCTGGTTATTCGGCGTGCCGTAGACCGCGGTCGAGGGAAGGGTCCACTCGGCCGCGAAATCGCGGGGAAGGCCTTCACGCTCGGCAACATCCTCGAGCTTTTCTACCTTGGCGCCAGACTTGATATCTGCCGTGGTTGCGTGCTGCGAAAGCTGCAGCGCGCGAATGTAAGCTGCGATGGCCCAGCGGTCTTCAGGCGTAACCTGCGCGGCGTAATCCGGCATCGCGCCGTAGCCGTTGGTCATCACGTTAAAGAAGTGGCCGAGAGGCGCAGAGCGCAGGCGGTCCGTATGGAAGTTGCCCGCCGGACGATAGCCACGCTGCACGATCACGCCGCCGCCGTTGCCGACGCGCGAATGACAGGCCGCGCAGTAGATGTTGTAGCGCTCCTGTCCGCGCTGAAGAAGCTCAGCGTTGACCGGGAAAGGCATACCATCGCCCTCTTTGCCGTCGACCATACCCGTCAGCATGTAGCTATCGGCATCGGTCTGCGAGCGGGCGATCGTGTTCTCCACCTGCGGGCGCGCACCGCGGCCGTCGGCGTAAAACGCGCTTCCGCGCTGCGGATAAAGCTTAGGCTGGTCCTGCATGTCCTGACGGCAACCGGTCAGGAGGGCAGCGGACGCGATGGCCGATGCTGCGGCGATCCGCTGGAAAGAGTTCAAGGTCACAGCTCCACCTCCACCACACTCACAGCGTGGAACTGCTCAAGAAACGCGCGTGTGTCGTTCGCGTCGAACTGTGGGTCGATCGCTTCCAGGCAGAGGAAAAACTTGTTGTCCGTCGCGCCCAGACGAAAGTTGGGGGCGTTGAAGAGGGGATGATAAGGCTGCGGCAGACCGTTCAGCGCAAGCATGCCGAAGGCCGCCGAAAGTCCCGCGAAGAGAATGGTCCACTCGTAGGCCGGGATGATAAACGCAGGCCACGAGAACAACGGACGCCCCGCAATGTTAAGCGGGTAAGCAATCGCGGAAACCCACGTTTCCATCAGGAAGGACGTGGTCAAACCGAGGAGTCCGCCCATCAAGGTCAGCAGGGGTACGCGGTTGCGGTGTACATCGAGCGCTGAGGCCGCCTCTTCCACCGGATAGGGGGTGTAGCACTCCATGCGGCGGTAACCCGCATCGCGTGCAGCTTCGGTCGCGTGCACCATGGCACCCGGCGTATCGAATTCGGCCAACAGACCGTAGACTCCCTCACGCACCAGCATCAGGCCGTCTCCTCAACAGTTTCTTCCGCGTCGATCCCATGGATCTTGGTCGCCGGAAGCATCATCTTGATCTCGTTCATAGGAATCATCGGAGCGAAGCGCACGAAGAGAAGGAAGAGCGAGGTGAACAGGCCCATCGTTCCGATGAAGAGCAGATAATCCCAGCGTGTGGCCTTGTACGTACCCCAGCTGGAAGGAAGAAAGTCGCGGTAGAGCGAGGTCACAACGATGACGAAGCGCTCGAACCACATACCGATGTTCACGATGATCGACAGAAGGAACAGGTACGCAACATTGGTACGAAGCTTGCGCCACCAGAGCGTTCCGAGCGGGATCGCGATGTTGAAGAGAATCAGCAGCCAGTAGCCCCAGCCGAGGGGACCAAACATGCGGTTCCACATCATGAACCACTCCCAATGGGAGGCGGAGTACCAGGCCATGAAGACTTCCATCGCGTAACCGTACGCAACGATCAATCCCGTGCCGAGCATGACCTTCGCCATATTGTCCAGATGACGAACCGTGACGAGATCTTCCATGTGGTAGAACTTCCGGATCGGAATGGCCAGGGTCAGCACCATGGCGAAGCCGGAGTAGATAGCACCAGCAACGAAGTAAGGCGGGAAGATCGTCGTATGCCAGCCGGGAAGAGCAGCAACCGCGAAGTCGAAGCTGATGACCGTGTGTACCGAAAGTACGAGGGGTGTAGAGAGACCCGCAAGAAGCAGCGACGCCGTCTCATACCGCATCCAGTGGCGGGTCGAACCGCGCCAGCCGAGAGACAGAAGACCGTAAGCGTACTTGGCGAAGGGAAGCTGCGCCTTGTCGCGAAGGGTCCCGAAATCCGGCACCATGCCGATGTACCAGAAGACCACCGAGATCGTTGCGTAGGTCGAGACGGCGAAGACGTCCCAGGCCAGCGGCGAACGGAACTGCGGCCAGACGTTCATCGTGTTTGGCAGCGGAAGGAGCCAGTAACCGAGCCACGGACGGCCGACGTGCAGGATGGGGAACATACCCGCGCAGACGACGGCGAAGATCGTCATGGCTTCCGCGAAGCGGTTAATGGAGTTACGCCAGCCCTGCTTGAAGAGCAGAAGGATGGCGGAGATCAGGGTGCCGGCGTGGCCGATACCGATCCACCAGACGAAGTTGATAATCGCGAATCCCCATGCACCGGGAATCGTGACGCCCCAGATACCGACGCCCTTCAGGACCAGCCAGGTGACGGCGATCACGAAGAGGGTCGCGATGCCCGACGCCACGATCAGGCCGAAGAACCAGCCGAGCGGGGTGTGCGAGGTAAGCACGACGCGCGAGATCTTCTCCGTGACCGACTTGAAGGTGTGGCCGGGAGCGATGACAGCGAATTCGCCTGTGACCGGGTCGATCATAGGATCGACTGCGGGATCGTGGTGCGGCGGTAGAGGTTTGGTCGCCATTATGCCTGCTCCAATGCCGGGTTCGGGTTAATCACGCCTGCCACATAGGTGGTTCGCGGGCGATAGTTCAGATCGCCGAGAACAGCGTAGTTGCGCTCTTCGGCCTTACGCTTCGCGACCTTGGAGCCCTTGTCATTGATGTTGCCGAAGGTGATGGCGTCCGTCGGGCAGGCCTGCTGGCATGCCGTGATGACTTCTCCATCGCGAATCGCGCGACCTTCCTTGTCCGCCGTGATCTTGGCCGACTGGATACGCTGCACGCAGTAGCTGCACTTCTCCATGACGCCACGCGAACGAACGCTGACATCAGGATTGCGCATGAGCTTGGTGCTCTCCGTCTCGTAATCCGAGTACAGGAGGAAGTTGAAGCGGCGCACCTTGTAGGGGCAGTTGTTCGAGCAATAGCGCGTGCCCACGCAACGGTTGTACACCATGGTGTTGATGCCTTCGGGCGTATGCACCGTGGCGCCCACCGGGCAGACCTGCTCGCAACCCGCGTTTTCGCAGTGCTGGCAGAGCATCGGCTGGAAGTGGGCCTTGGGAGCGTGGAGGTCGCCTTCGAAGTAAGTATCGATGCGCAGCCACTGCATGTTACGGCCGATCTTGACCTGCTCGCGGCCGACGACGGGGATGTTGTTCTCCGCGTAGCAGCTGACGATGCAGGCGTTGCAGCCTGTGCAGGAGTTGAGATCAATCGCCATGCCCCAGGCGTTCTGGATCTGGCCGGAGCTCTTGTCGACGTTGTCGTACTTCCACGCGTCGGGGAAGAGGCTCATCTCCTTTTCCGGTGTCTCGCGCATCGCGCCAGCGCCGGTCTTTAGATTCGTCGGGGTTCCGAGCTCTTCGTGCGCAAAGTTGGGGTTCGCCTTCACCTCGTCGAGGGTGGCATAGCGGATGATCGACCGCTCCATCGCTTCGTGGCCGCCGAGGGAGACCGTACCGGGCTCGACGGGGTGAGCGAGATCGCTCTGCGCCGTCTTTCCACGGTTATCGAGCGAATGGACCGAGGTGACGCAAAGATCGTGCGTACCTTCTGTCTTGCGCGCCTGCAAACCGCCCTGCGAGAAGGGAGCATCCGAGGTGCGGAGAACGTAGCCATTGGATCCGACACCCTGACCGACACGGCCAAAGTTGCGGCCCAGGCCAAGATGCACGGTGATCACACCCTGAGGATGGCCGGGAACGACGAGCGGGGGAATGACCAGCTTGCGGCCGTTGAGTTCGAGCTCCAGGAGCTCCGTCTCTTCGGTCTTCAGCGCGGCCATCGTCTCCATGCTCATCAGAGCGGCGTTGTCCCAGGAGAGGTGCGTGACCTGCTTGGGCAGCTCCTGCAGCCAGCCGTTGTTCGCATAACGGCCGTCGTAAGTAGAGGTGTCCGCCTTGAAGTTGATCTCGTAGCCACCGGCAGTGGCCGGTGCGGTTGCGACGACAGTGGAAGCCTTCGGTACTCCCGACTTCGGCGTGAAGGCGGTGCCTTCAACCCAGCCGTCGTGGAGAGACTTCTTCCAACCAGTAGCGAAGTCGCCAGTGATGTACGTCTTCGCGGCGATCTGGACCGCATCGTAAGCCGTGGCGGTCGCGTCCGGAAGCAGCGCCTGGAGAACGTTGTGCGCGGAAACGCCGTTATAGAGAGGATCGATCAGCGGCTGAATGATGCTGATGGTTCCGTCGTAGGAGCGCGCGTCCGACCAGCTCTCAAGATAGTGCGCCTGGTTGATGTGCCAGGTCGTTGAGACGCCGGTCTCATCTACATACATACCCAGGTGGGCAGAGTTGGGGACCTTGGTGAGGGCAGAAGAGAAGTTGAGGTCGGCGGGAGCGCTATAGACCGGATTCACGCCCATGATGACCAGCCACTTGACCTTGCCGGAGTTGATGTCCGCGACGAGCGACTTCAGCTCGGCGGTCTGCTCCGTGGGGAGTGCCGCGACAGGCTGCGTATAGACGACCGTCTTGCCGATAGCTCCGATGGCGGAGTTGAGAGCGTAGGCGGCAGCGTGGATCGCGGCGGAAGACTGCGGTCCGGCGATGACGACCGCGCGACCGGAGGACTTCTTGAGGTCTTCGACAACCGTGGTAAAGAACTTCTGAACCTCTGCGTCGTCGAACTTGCCCGATCCAGCAGCGAGCGAACCGGCAAACGATTCAAGATCGCTCGGCTTGAGACCGAGGCGATGCTCGGCCTTGAAGCCCGTAACCGTAGGCATGCACTCTACGACGTAGAGGCGGTTCATCGTCTTGCCCTCTTCGTAACGGTGACGCTCGGCGTAGGCGCGAGAGACCGGGAGGAAGCCGGGGAAGGCGTTGGACGAAAGAAAGTCGGCGTCGAGCGAAAGGATCACATCGGCGTCTTCGAGCTTGTATTGCGCGTCGGTGTACTCACCGAAGGCAGCCTTGGAGGCGGCGCGAGCGCCATCCATATTAATGGCGTCGTACTGGACCAGCTTGGCACTCGGATACTTGGCCTGCACTTGCTTCCACTGTGCGGCAAGGGTGGGCGAGGTGATCGTATCCGTAAGGAAGTAAACACCTTCGCCGCTTCCAGTTGCCTTGACGGCGTCAGAGAAGGTTCCAGCAAAATCACCAAAGGTCGAATTCACGGTCAGACCGGCAGCGCGCTTGACAACGTGCTGCGAACGGTCCGGATCGTACAAGTCGAGGAGCGACGCCTGCGTAAAGAGGTCCGTCTTGCCCAACGACATCGGGTGTTCGGGGTTTCCGTCGACCTTGATGGGGCGGAAGGCGTCCGTCTTGACGAGAACGGGAACCGCACCGGTCGGGAAGGGATACGCCGTAGCAAAGAACATCGGCTTTCCGAGGACGAGGTCTTCGGGCTGCTTCACGTACGGGAAGATCTCTTCGTCAGGCTGCTTGGTGCAACCGGTCATCCCGGCAAGGGCGAGCGATGCGCCCATCACCTTCATGAAGCCCCGGCGAGAGACGCCGTCGGTCAGCTCACTGGCCTGACGGGGAAACTCTTCGCGCAGCATGGCTTCAAAACCGGGATCCTCGGCGAGATCGTCGAGCGAGGTCCAGAAACGCTTGCCCTTCTTTCCGGCGAGGCGGGCCTGCACTTCGGCGAGGGTGAGCTTGGCCGGGGCGATGCTGGTAACCACAGTTGCGCGCTGAGGCGCACTCGACATCGATGTAGCTTCTGGCATTGCGTTTCCAATCACTTCAGAACTAGGCGTCGTACTCATCGGTGGCATACCTCGCAGCTCTGCAGCTCGTTTGGCGTGCGGATGTGGTACTTGTCCGTGAGATAGACCCCGAGATCGCGCTGCGAGGTGAACTTCTTGTAGCTTGCCGGCATGATGATGCCGGGGCCTGCATCGGAGTAGGTTCCGGGACCGCCGATCGGGAAGGGGTTCATTCCCGGACCCGTCGTCGGTTGACCCTTGCCTGCGGCCTTCATCTGCAGGAAGGCCACTTCAGGATTGCTCTTGGACGGATCCTTCGTCACGCAGTTGACACGCTGTGCCGTGGGTCCGTTGGAGCCGGTATCGGCGCACCAGACAGGTTTGCTCTCGCTGGGGCCTGCCCACGCCATGTTGTAGATCTCGG
This genomic stretch from Terriglobus saanensis SP1PR4 harbors:
- a CDS encoding c-type cytochrome, with the translated sequence MTLNSFQRIAAASAIASAALLTGCRQDMQDQPKLYPQRGSAFYADGRGARPQVENTIARSQTDADSYMLTGMVDGKEGDGMPFPVNAELLQRGQERYNIYCAACHSRVGNGGGVIVQRGYRPAGNFHTDRLRSAPLGHFFNVMTNGYGAMPDYAAQVTPEDRWAIAAYIRALQLSQHATTADIKSGAKVEKLEDVAEREGLPRDFAAEWTLPSTAVYGTPNNQDNGIPGEDMVNSHPTGPAVVAKPGPVTAEKPAPGSANNVKLNAPGSTNR
- a CDS encoding DUF3341 domain-containing protein, producing the protein MLVREGVYGLLAEFDTPGAMVHATEAARDAGYRRMECYTPYPVEEAASALDVHRNRVPLLTLMGGLLGLTTSFLMETWVSAIAYPLNIAGRPLFSWPAFIIPAYEWTILFAGLSAAFGMLALNGLPQPYHPLFNAPNFRLGATDNKFFLCLEAIDPQFDANDTRAFLEQFHAVSVVEVEL
- the nrfD gene encoding NrfD/PsrC family molybdoenzyme membrane anchor subunit, whose translation is MATKPLPPHHDPAVDPMIDPVTGEFAVIAPGHTFKSVTEKISRVVLTSHTPLGWFFGLIVASGIATLFVIAVTWLVLKGVGIWGVTIPGAWGFAIINFVWWIGIGHAGTLISAILLLFKQGWRNSINRFAEAMTIFAVVCAGMFPILHVGRPWLGYWLLPLPNTMNVWPQFRSPLAWDVFAVSTYATISVVFWYIGMVPDFGTLRDKAQLPFAKYAYGLLSLGWRGSTRHWMRYETASLLLAGLSTPLVLSVHTVISFDFAVAALPGWHTTIFPPYFVAGAIYSGFAMVLTLAIPIRKFYHMEDLVTVRHLDNMAKVMLGTGLIVAYGYAMEVFMAWYSASHWEWFMMWNRMFGPLGWGYWLLILFNIAIPLGTLWWRKLRTNVAYLFLLSIIVNIGMWFERFVIVVTSLYRDFLPSSWGTYKATRWDYLLFIGTMGLFTSLFLLFVRFAPMIPMNEIKMMLPATKIHGIDAEETVEETA
- a CDS encoding TAT-variant-translocated molybdopterin oxidoreductase, which translates into the protein MPEATSMSSAPQRATVVTSIAPAKLTLAEVQARLAGKKGKRFWTSLDDLAEDPGFEAMLREEFPRQASELTDGVSRRGFMKVMGASLALAGMTGCTKQPDEEIFPYVKQPEDLVLGKPMFFATAYPFPTGAVPVLVKTDAFRPIKVDGNPEHPMSLGKTDLFTQASLLDLYDPDRSQHVVKRAAGLTVNSTFGDFAGTFSDAVKATGSGEGVYFLTDTITSPTLAAQWKQVQAKYPSAKLVQYDAINMDGARAASKAAFGEYTDAQYKLEDADVILSLDADFLSSNAFPGFLPVSRAYAERHRYEEGKTMNRLYVVECMPTVTGFKAEHRLGLKPSDLESFAGSLAAGSGKFDDAEVQKFFTTVVEDLKKSSGRAVVIAGPQSSAAIHAAAYALNSAIGAIGKTVVYTQPVAALPTEQTAELKSLVADINSGKVKWLVIMGVNPVYSAPADLNFSSALTKVPNSAHLGMYVDETGVSTTWHINQAHYLESWSDARSYDGTISIIQPLIDPLYNGVSAHNVLQALLPDATATAYDAVQIAAKTYITGDFATGWKKSLHDGWVEGTAFTPKSGVPKASTVVATAPATAGGYEINFKADTSTYDGRYANNGWLQELPKQVTHLSWDNAALMSMETMAALKTEETELLELELNGRKLVIPPLVVPGHPQGVITVHLGLGRNFGRVGQGVGSNGYVLRTSDAPFSQGGLQARKTEGTHDLCVTSVHSLDNRGKTAQSDLAHPVEPGTVSLGGHEAMERSIIRYATLDEVKANPNFAHEELGTPTNLKTGAGAMRETPEKEMSLFPDAWKYDNVDKSSGQIQNAWGMAIDLNSCTGCNACIVSCYAENNIPVVGREQVKIGRNMQWLRIDTYFEGDLHAPKAHFQPMLCQHCENAGCEQVCPVGATVHTPEGINTMVYNRCVGTRYCSNNCPYKVRRFNFLLYSDYETESTKLMRNPDVSVRSRGVMEKCSYCVQRIQSAKITADKEGRAIRDGEVITACQQACPTDAITFGNINDKGSKVAKRKAEERNYAVLGDLNYRPRTTYVAGVINPNPALEQA